In one Melaminivora jejuensis genomic region, the following are encoded:
- the prmC gene encoding peptide chain release factor N(5)-glutamine methyltransferase, producing MASTITQALAQAQRSGLARIDATMLLLHALGHALHDRAWLIAHGDEALPAATAATFDALCQRRLAGEPVAYLVGSKEFHGLRLAIDARVLDPRPDTETLVDWALELLAERPAPRIIDLGTGSGAIALALAHARPDAQVLAIDASADALAVARANAQRLRLPVQFAHSLWLQDVPPGRFDAVVSNPPYIAEDDPHLPALRHEPRMALASGADGLDDIRAIVAQAPAHLAPGGWLLLEHGWDQAEAVQALLRAAGFAQVHSRHDLAGIARCSGGTMAGEDAASMN from the coding sequence ATGGCATCGACGATCACCCAGGCCCTGGCCCAGGCACAGCGCAGCGGCTTGGCGCGCATCGACGCCACCATGCTGCTGCTGCACGCGCTGGGCCATGCGCTGCACGACCGCGCCTGGCTGATCGCGCATGGCGACGAGGCGCTGCCGGCGGCCACTGCGGCCACCTTCGACGCCCTGTGCCAGCGCCGCCTGGCGGGCGAGCCGGTCGCCTACCTGGTTGGCAGCAAGGAATTCCACGGCCTGCGCCTGGCCATCGACGCCCGTGTGCTCGACCCTCGGCCCGATACCGAAACCCTGGTGGACTGGGCGCTGGAGCTGCTGGCCGAGCGGCCCGCGCCGCGCATCATCGACCTGGGCACGGGCAGCGGCGCCATTGCCCTGGCGCTGGCGCACGCCCGCCCGGATGCGCAGGTGCTGGCCATCGATGCCAGCGCCGACGCCCTGGCCGTGGCGCGCGCCAATGCCCAGCGCCTGCGGCTGCCGGTGCAGTTCGCCCACAGCCTCTGGCTGCAGGACGTGCCGCCGGGGCGCTTCGACGCCGTCGTCAGCAACCCGCCCTACATCGCCGAGGACGACCCGCACCTGCCCGCCCTGCGCCACGAGCCGCGCATGGCGCTTGCCAGCGGCGCCGACGGGCTGGATGACATCCGCGCCATCGTCGCCCAGGCCCCGGCCCACCTCGCCCCCGGCGGCTGGCTGCTGCTGGAGCACGGCTGGGATCAGGCTGAAGCGGTGCAGGCACTGCTGCGCGCGGCAGGCTTTGCCCAGGTACACAGTCGGCATGACCTGGCCGGCATAGCCCGATGCAGCGGCGGGACAATGGCCGGCGAAGATGCAGCCTCAATGAATTGA